In the Silene latifolia isolate original U9 population chromosome 1, ASM4854445v1, whole genome shotgun sequence genome, accgacatgtacgactcgaaagcctcggcatggtcggtcgggtcgctatcccctttgtatgatatgggcggcagcttcagcttggttggcaccgggacttcgaggacataggcattgatgggctgtctgaccacgtgccgaatgacacgtggcgattggctcctcgcattcctagtccggcttctctccccgtggcgggaagggcttcttgttgtccgactttggagagtcggacttctttcttcatttctttggcggtggcctcgttggtgccgcggcgacgctgtcctcccgcgagtgggggaaggactttggtctgccactagcaccacgggcaccgccggcgtccttgcattcccagctccttgtattgctccggtcaagttgttcggagtcactttgtgGGCCCTGGTTGCCAGTGGAGGcactgccgtcaccgtcgtcgtgacaggggtgaccggcgtaccacccatcaggttcaggaatagcttcagtttggctgcatcgaccacatgtcccatgacagtgacctGGCCGtcgggcagcggtgtttctggctctcttggcatcccgtacttcaccggctcaatcactcggccggtgggggactgcccgatctcagaattagggaacgtctcatcctggtagaatgcggtttcgtcactcacaattacttcttgttgttttgacatcctcATAGCTTTTTGAgtggttttttttttaaagggaggtgactagcttttagtatctttttccccacagacgggcccaattgttccgagtgtaatttcggagcagtgttttgtgaccacgtaagcttgtggaatgatgtcgttgcttgtctcttcctttcgctctttcctgtttaagatgaacaaattgagggctcggcttggtaccgagcgtactcactccgacgctcaagtcagtaaacttaaagagattaagttgtgtgttacttggcaaagtatattgtagagagataagagagtttataccagattatgagatgtttaggttatatttcggattattggatcgttttctcaatgaggattgaggagtatttatagactttcaccttttgtcacgtagtggccaagtggccaagtggtagagcaggtggaaagactgttctaccctcggccgagggacccatggcaggccggctggccttgttgactccatgccgaggggtcttggatatgagtacgcggatatgtctcccggctggtggttgcctagccgagaccagtgacagccgacaAAGTCggttgcgtcggttaggctgtctaatacgttgacttgctgtcttttggctttgaccttgctcaatgtgttgactcggtcagcgggtgcagaatatgccccatcaataacaAAAGATGAAACTCGACAAAATCTATTGATAGGCCATGGCACATTGGTTGACCGGCCGTCGGCTTGGCTCAACCAATGTCCTGTCAGCTGGTGAACCTGTAACACctcacggtaattgaagaggtccagtgataggcttaaatgactagtgcttaaagggattggaagtactactcatatcaacaaagtgcactttcttttatggtcatgcatgcgaaagaactccaaagttaagcgtgcttggctgggagtagtcttaggatgggtgaccttctgggaagattcccgggatgcgcatgagtgaggacaaaatgcgctataaaggacccgtgttgatctgtgggccatgtacacagcctggtgagctatcataagtaaccgctcccggcctggtttgggtcggggtgttacaagtggtatcgagcaacctgcgaccgtgtggtgatcggaggcagttgttatacgctcctggaggcggtggttatacgctccattgtgatcacacacctagcggggaggATTacggttagcggttatgctcccgaggcgcaacgaggacgttgcgttcttgaagtgggggtgactgtaacaccccacggtaattgaagaggtcaagtgataggcttaaatgactagtgcttaaagggattggaagtactactcatatcaacaaagtgcactttcttttatggtcatccatgcgaaagaactccaaagttaagcgtgcttgggcggagtagtcttaggatgggtgacctctgaAAAggttccgggatgcgcatgagtgaggacaaaatgcgctataaagaaCCCGTGTTGATCGTGGGCCATGTACACggctggtgagctatcataagtaaccgctccggctggtttgggtcggggtgttctGAGAACCTGTCCAGCTCGACTCGACCAATCTTTTAATATCGACCGGTCAACTGGTTGTTGGTCTAATACCTAGGTCGAGACAAAAATTCTTAAAACCTTTAGATCTTTAATATCCCCAAGTCAACATAACCACAATTGAAAGTGCACGGCGGCCTGCCGATCGCCTACCTGCCAATAGCTGGTGTTTGGGATGGAAATGGGTCATGTACTCGTGTCGTGCTTAAACAATTCCTTCACTCCAACCTTATTTATTTGTATTTTGAACGTGTCGTTCCGTGCTTGGGCTAGCACGATTTTCTTTCTCAAACTTCAGCCCTGCCGTGCCATGCAGGGTTGTGCCGATCACTTGTCGTGCTAAACTTGGTCATGGGTTGCCATGTGTCTGCCCAATGACTCACGTGCCCACTACCATCTCTAACTGATACGAGTTCAAAATTAATTAAACTCTTCTACAAATTTAGAAAGAGCCAAATCTAAACCTACTTACCGACTATTTTttccaaattaaaataaaaaacttATCTCAAAAAATTAATGAAAGCCCAAATCCAATCTAATCTACAATCTACATATACATAGTGGTAGTTGCCGTAATTGGGGTTTTAAATCTAACGGCTAAATAACAGCAAACCAAAGATCTTCAATCTTCATCCCTTCATATCTCTCTCTTATTTCCCCCAACAACTAACGACTACTAGTCGTAGCTTccataacaacaacaaacaaacataaACATAGCCGTTTGATTTTCAATTTTCCCCTCTTTTTCCCTTTCCccttttcctttatttttttaattatttctcTCTCCTTCTTCGTCGCGCCATCGCAATCCCCACCTTCACTCCTCAATTCCTCTCTCCTCAATCTTCAACGGTaatattttagttttttttttttttttttttgaagtattGGATTAATTGAATTTGATGTGATGTATGATTGCAAGATCTGTGGTTTTAATTTGATTgatgttttgattttgattttgatttagttgaattgaattgaattgatgtATTGTGAATTGTTAGGGTTTATAAGTGAGTTTGTGTGGAATTAGGATGTGGTGAAAGGAAATGGCGGAAGGTGAAGATTATTGTTTGGAGAATAAACAAGCGACGACGACGACGGGTTCGAGTTCGAATTCTGAAGGAAGTGCTACTGGTAGTGCTAGTCCTAGTATCAAGTCTTCTGGTGTTAGTAGCCCTGTCGCCTCTTCGTCTTCTCATAGGTATATTACTCATCCACTCATGTATTATTTCAATTGTAAAGTTTATAGCTTGATTATTTTATGTGTGTTGTTTGAGCAATTTGAATTGTGAATTGATAACGAGATTGCGAATAAAGTATGTTTAGGTGATTGATGTACTGCAGGATTACCCTTGTTAAGCGGATTAATGAATTGATGTAATTTTGTCTAAAGTTTATAGCTTGGCAGTTTTCGTGTGAATTGATGTGTGTGTATGAGATTGCAAATAAATTATGTTTACAAGTTTGCTTTAGTCGAGCGAGGTTACCCTTGTTAAGTGGATCCCAATTACATGAGAACAGATCCTTCTTTCTTAGTTCAATTCTTTACTAATAACTAGGAGTTATGGGGGAGGATCCCTGTGCCAAAGCAGGCATCTTTCTTGGCAGTCGCCGTAGTAAACTTCCTTGAGCTAGATCAATCACCCTCTTTGTGCGCGATTGAAACCCCCACGCTTACTGGATAAATCCTTGGTTGTATTCATTCATTGACTCCCTAGATTGATACTTTCAGTTAGGAGATAATTTTAGGAGAATGAGGAAAGATTCGTCAGATGGTTTTTATATAAGGAAGATTATGCTCAATACCTTAAAGTATCAAACATTTTTTCCTAGTATGTTACTTTTGATTTAGGATAATTTGAATAGCTACTCTAGTTGTCTAGAACCCTAGATAATGCTAGATACTTCAGACGTTTCTTTCTAGTTTGGTCCTTTCGATATAATATAATTTGAATTATTACTCTAATTGTTCAGATGATGTTAGATACCTCAAATCTTTCTTTCTAGTTTGGTCTTTTGGATTTAAGATGGCTGATTCTTTTGGCACGATCCAAAAAGGAATTGCAATTGTTCTTATGGGATGGATCCAGTTCCAGTTTTGGTGCAATCTGTGGGCAGGTGGCTGTTCTCTAGTTAAGAGAGTTGGTGGCAGGCACGGGCAGTTTTTAGAATCTGAAAAAGTTTATCTAATTATGGCTTGTGATCCTTCTCTTTTATAGTAATAGTTGTGCTTTTAGTGGTTCAAAGTTGACATAGATCTTACAAAGAAGGTTTTTAACAACTGATGATAACATAGAACTTGTGGCAATCTAAAGGCAGTCACTTGTGATACTTTTTAGGGTAAAGATTTTAACTTTAGCGGAATTtgaagaagggaaatgagacaCTTTTTAGTTTTTAGGATAGCTGATCTTctaattttataaatttttgaGCTGTTGACGCTAAGAAGTTATCACTTTTGAACATTGTGGAGGCAATGTTATTTCAGTAGAAATTTTCGGTTACTATAGCTGGTCAATGCTATACTCTTGAAGATATGTATTAGTTGGAGAACAATGCTATGCTCTATCATTAGAAATTAGTTTCTTAAGATATTTTGTGCCTTTTAAGCAGTTCCTACTATGAGATAACAAGTGAAGCTGAGAATGACCTAGTAAGATAAAAATTCTCGATATGTTTATTATTTTGGTTGAATCGAGTTACACTATAAAGTTTCTTATGAGATCTTTTTGTAGATATTCTACGTGGCGATCATATAAAACTGGCTAATTTGACATCCTTGATGTGTAACTACTAATTATAGTACTTATAAAAGTTAATGTGATCtattttgttaaatatgatttccGCCTTCTCTTTTCAAGCAATTACTCtgttgattaataaaatacttgtTGAATAAGTGAATTTCTTGTTCTAATCTATATGAGGCCAGAGATTAAGTTTTATCATTGTAATAGTCATTGAATCCTTATTGGAAAAAAAAAGTTGTCACTGAATCCCATTTGTAGGTGACTGTACTGCAGATATTCTATAGTCCTTGAAATCAaatatttagttttttttttagctTTTTACGTAGTTTCTCACTTCATAACAGATGTATACTGAGCATATATGTCTTTTGGCTTAATCTCAAAGAACTGTCTCTTTGTAGGAGGATCACAGGACCAATTAGGCGAGCCAAAGGGGGATGGACACCAGAAGAGGTTAGTACTAAATTTATTTTTCTCGTTACTTTAAACTtgaaaccttttattttatttttaagccTTTGGTGTTAAGTTATATTATCAGGCTTTTCTTGTTGTCTATTCGAAATTTTGTTCTCCATTAATAGACAAATGTAGCTTTATGAAAATAGACAACTTTTTCTTGGGTAATATAAGTTGGGGCCATGATATTAGATCTGTTACATGGCACCTTCTCAACTGTGTTAGGAAGGTGTTAAAGGCTCCCATAGCTGTATTGTAAGGTGGTATAGGCTGTGTTTATGGTGCAGCAATTAGGCCAGGACAACTAATTTTGAGATCAAGTCTCACATTGAGACTTAGCACCGCTTTCTAAAGATTGAGGGTCACCACGAGTCCACGAACATAGTTTGAAGGTATTGGTCGCATTTGCGCGACCAGACCGATTTCTACATCTTGGCTGAAAACAATATGTAGTTCTATACTTTTGCAGAAATTGTCTTTTTGCAACTTATTTGCACATGTTCTACTAATTTCTTCGTTTAGTTCTTTTATGTGACTGTAGTTCTTTGTTTTCTAAGAGAGTTTGTTTATTGGCAGGACGAAACTTTGAAAAATGCTGTCAATGCTTTCAAGGGAAAGAGCTGGAAGAAAATAGGTTTGCTTCATTTTTAAACATAGTTTATTGTTTAAACTTGATTGCTTATCTATTATTATGACTTGTAATTTAACCCAGCGATATTGAGTCTGAATATGCCCTGTAATAAAGTTTAGTAACCTCTTGTCTTTAGCTTAGTGCAGAAAATGTATGATTTTTGCGCCTCTATAGTATTATTTGCCAAATCATTTTAAGGGGTTGGTTTTGTGTGTAAAACAAAGTAGAAATATCTCCATGCATCCGGTCGAATTACTTTCTGCAGAAATTAACGCGGCAAAATAGGAATAATGTCTTCTTCTCAATGAACGGATAGACaatctgtgtgtgtgtgtgtgtgtgaaatTCTAATTCGCGTGCTTCTTAGTTTATGTGAGTCGAAATCTTGCCTGAAATTGGAGTGAAAAGAGGAATATTTATCATGGGAGGGTAGTTTGAGACAGCAAATATTTTCAACTGTACTGTACCCTTGTAGCTGCTTAGTGTAAAGCGCAGTATGTAACTCTACCTTAGGAAGTTTGTTCAATAATACACGGTGGTGACTGATAAATTCTAACTAGTGTGCTTAACTTTAATTTATATGATCCAAATTTTACCTTTAGTTTGAGTAAAAAGGGGAATGTGACGTAAACTTGTAGTGGCATATACTGCTTTGGATGATCAATTAGTTTGTAGAATTCTTTTTTAGAACATGAGTATTCTTTTGACTAAGTATTTTCATCCAGTTGCTGCTTAGAATAACATGACCGGTAAATTTATCTCATCAGTAAATACTTGGTATCCAGCTATAAATTATATATTCTGATTAACTTAGTTTCTTATAGTCCTTTTATGTGAGTCCAAATCTTGCCtcgaattttttttaattatggaAGGTGAATTTGAGACAGTCAATGTATTCAATTGCCCTGTTCCCTTATATTGGATAAGTACCCTTTGGATGAGCAGCTTACATTCTCTAATAGGAGTGCAGATAAAGAGGGGTAAGGGGGATTGGATATACACATCCTTATCCGTGTGTTAGCAACACAGAGAGGTTGTTTCCGGTTTACTCAAAAAGGGTAATGACTGCTACCTCTCTTTAAATAAAAGTGCAACCAATTTAGTAAGCCATTTTGCTTGACTTTGTCACATCTGGAACCAAAGGTTTATGAGTTTCTGGGCCTTTAGCGTCACTGGAAAGGGAGATGAAACTATGATATGATGTAAAATCACTGATATTGGACTATCAGTTGCCTTTTAGAAATAATTTGTATGCTGGATTACTGGTTAGTGAACGTGTATAGCTTTGAAGGGTATATTCTATGattaatgaattataatttttCTATAGCAGCATATGATGTGCTTCATATGTGTATTACTTGCTGAATACTAGTTCTTGGAGTATGTCGATTTTTTCTGTCCATGGCTGTATGGTTGTACCGTGTTTTCAAATTGTCAAGTCTAGCTAAACATGAGATAGTTTGGCAAATGTGTCTGAAAGCACTGTAATTCATAAATGCTTTATGCCGTAAATTATCTAATTTTCAGTTTGTAGTCTTACTTGAAGAAACTACAAATCTCCAAGGATGTTTCATCCCGCCGTATGTAAAGCTATTAGCTATGCACTGAAATGGCCTTATGTTTTTGTTTTATGTCAAATCCTGTTTTTTCATAGGTTGTAAGTCAACCTTAGTTTTATATGAATATAAAGTAGCTTGGCTGTGCTATTTTTGTTGCAGCTGAGTTCTTCCCTGATAGATCTGAAGTGCAGTGCCTACATAGATGGCAGAAGGTTCTTAATCCTGAGCTTGTCAAGGGACCATGGACCCCAGAGGTCAGAACTACCTTTTATTGCTAAGGCAATTCTTAAAGAAGCAACATATAGTTGTTGTATAAAATTTGAAATATCGTTTATTGCAGGAAGATGAAATGATTATTGAACTTGTGGCAAGATATGGCCCTTCAAAGTGGTCCATCATTGCAAAGTCTTTACCAGGACGTATAGGAAAACAATGCCGAGAAAGGTAAACTGACAAACACAATAGCATGAATCATGGTTAACAATCAACTTTGTTACTGCAATACCATTTATGCCTATGTAAGTTagatatttatgtctatattgcTGAGACTCACCAAGACTTGGATGCATGCAACAAGCTTTCGAGTGTTTGTTTCTGCTTTAAAATTAAGCGACGCATGGATAAAGCCAAACAAGTGTTTAGACCAACTATGCAGACACGGACGTGACTTCTTTTTGTAAATAACCCCCCTATCTtctgtttataaatattttatataacatttacgatatataattaaataGTGTAAACTAGTTATCTAGAGGAAAACAACCAACAAAGGTCCATGCACCTAATATAAGAATTCTCTTCATCCTCTAATTCCCTTCTTCcaagtgtttttattattatgcCCTTTTGCTATTTTCTTTCTCTTCTTGCTCTCATTTCATTGATGAATTCAATCTTACGAACTCAGTCAAGTATCAGTGTAGACGTGTTGGACATTTGTCCTTTGTCTTGTCCGCCGTGAGTTGTGTCCGATGTGCGGCATGATATATAAGTGAATTATCGAAGTAAAAGAGTCTTATAATACCTGTAACTATTATGCATGAGCATAATTAATCCACTCTGACTCTATATTCTTGATAATGTCTATACACGTAGTGGGGGTCTTGCTCTCCAACTAATTCTGAATATTAATTAAATCATCAAATTTGACAAATTTGTGACTTTGAATATTTTGAGAAATTTTCTAAATTTTGATATTTTTTTGTAGGTGGCACAATCACTTAAATCCTGATATAAAAAAGGACGCTTGGACATCTGAGGAAGAACTAGCTCTCATGAATGCCCATCGAACACATGGCAATAAGTGGGCTGAACTAGCTAAATATCTGCCGGGCAGGTAATTCTTGACGACACCTGATATTTCTTTAAAGTACGAGGAATTAAATTTTGGGTGGACACTTTTCATTATTTATTAGGCAGACAGTTGATCCCCTTCTTTTTTCTGTAACCAAACCTTTAGTATGCTGCTAGTTTACGTTTTTCTCTCCCGCTGGCCTCTCCCAAGTTTTATGTGTTTCTTATGTAGAATTTGCGTTAGCTCGACATGTACAACAAATTTATTAGAAAGAAATGTTTTAATCAAGGTACAGTTTTACACAAGACATCAAAATTTCCTTGGCAGTTATCTTTTTACGGAATACTTTATTTTACCATGAGAGAAGACAGTTGTTAAGGTAAGCTTGATATAAGGGATTGCATTGTAGGCTCTTCCAATCTAGATGACTAAGTAGTGAATACTGACAATATTAATTTAAGAGAACATAAAATCAAACTTTAGATGACTATGAAATAAGCACTGTTAATGTTCTCTGAGAATATTGGGTTTAAGCCATATAGAAATGGAAGTCTCTTGCATTCATGTGTGCCCCAAGGATTTCACTGAAAAAGTGCTTATTTTCACTAAAAAGGTATTTTCACTGAAAAAGTGCTTATACATAACACTATAATCTTGTGGTAGCTGACTACCCCGTTTTTTTAAATCTTCTCTGTTTGATGGTGATTTTCCCGTGATTATTCTTATATGCTACCAGTATGCGGTATGCCTTTACTCCAATATATCTGAATTTCAGTACGGTTCTAGCTATACGTATCCCAATCCTCTCTTACTTCTGAAGGTTCTCTACTATATCCTTCGATAACTAATTTATATTTTCCTCAAATATGGTCCTATAGGACTGATAATGCAATAAAGAATCACTGGAATAGTTCCCTCAAGAAGAAGCAAGATTTTTACTTGGCTAATGGTAAACTCCCACCTGCGTCAAAGAATAATCTTCAAATGAATCCACGAGATATAGAAAGGTCCACTTGCAATGGGAGATCGGGTGGCATTTTAAAAAAAGATTCCGATTCATCTGCTCAGACTACCTCCGGTGCTGCAAATTTTTATGGAACAGAAGATGATAAAATCAAAGTGGATTTGTCCGGTAAACTCCAGTACGTGGGTCCATGCAGTAGTAATGCT is a window encoding:
- the LOC141595180 gene encoding transcription factor MYB3R-3-like; amino-acid sequence: MAEGEDYCLENKQATTTTGSSSNSEGSATGSASPSIKSSGVSSPVASSSSHRRITGPIRRAKGGWTPEEDETLKNAVNAFKGKSWKKIAEFFPDRSEVQCLHRWQKVLNPELVKGPWTPEEDEMIIELVARYGPSKWSIIAKSLPGRIGKQCRERWHNHLNPDIKKDAWTSEEELALMNAHRTHGNKWAELAKYLPGRTDNAIKNHWNSSLKKKQDFYLANGKLPPASKNNLQMNPRDIERSTCNGRSGGILKKDSDSSAQTTSGAANFYGTEDDKIKVDLSGKLQYVGPCSSNADESSNSEVVERSPNIDSICRKSNSVPLPDVLYGNDAPGTPVRQKNRSFGSLFYKPPQFESCSLSGSNLADCTPARGTSQVGFFTPPCVKSNSLSEHSPESILKMAAKTFPNTPSIIRKRRAQFQTPQTQKAGKSDVASCNSQHSCSVEQQIAFDQSECQNGGMSPSPIPSSVVDEFFNGKSFNASPPYRLRTKRTALLKSLEKQLEFALDKDKETEGAKSLGLQSNGNTPIREHLSKTK